In Rubrivirga marina, the following are encoded in one genomic region:
- a CDS encoding SDR family NAD(P)-dependent oxidoreductase, whose product MSLFENQVVVVTGAGRGIGAATAQLFAAHGASVVVNDLDAEPAQETADAIREAGGEAHVVAGSVTEDGFAEALLQEAVETYGKLNVLVNNAGFTWDGMLHTMTDDQWRTVMEIHTFAPFRLIRAAAKHLREPGKQELAAGGGFSQNRVIVNVSSTSGLHGNVGQANYATAKMGVVGLTKTVAKEWGRFGVRCNAVAFGYIDTRMTRSKDDGETATVGDRQIAQGIPDAIREQAMTANPLGRPGTADEAAGGVVLMASPLAGYVTGHTLEVTGGAGI is encoded by the coding sequence ATGTCCCTGTTCGAGAATCAAGTCGTCGTCGTCACCGGCGCCGGGCGCGGCATCGGCGCCGCGACGGCCCAGCTGTTCGCCGCGCACGGCGCGTCGGTCGTCGTCAACGACCTCGACGCCGAGCCGGCCCAAGAAACCGCCGACGCGATCCGCGAGGCCGGCGGCGAGGCCCACGTCGTGGCCGGCAGCGTGACCGAGGACGGCTTCGCTGAGGCGCTACTCCAGGAGGCCGTCGAGACCTACGGCAAGCTCAACGTGCTCGTCAACAACGCCGGGTTCACATGGGACGGGATGCTCCACACGATGACCGACGACCAGTGGCGGACGGTCATGGAGATCCACACGTTCGCGCCGTTCCGGCTGATCCGGGCCGCCGCGAAGCACCTCCGCGAGCCGGGCAAGCAGGAGTTGGCGGCCGGCGGGGGCTTTTCCCAGAACCGCGTGATCGTCAACGTGTCGTCCACCTCGGGCCTGCACGGGAACGTGGGGCAGGCGAACTACGCGACGGCGAAGATGGGCGTCGTGGGCCTCACGAAGACGGTCGCCAAGGAGTGGGGCCGGTTCGGCGTGCGGTGCAACGCGGTCGCGTTCGGCTACATCGACACGCGGATGACGCGGTCGAAGGACGACGGCGAAACGGCGACCGTGGGCGACCGGCAGATCGCGCAGGGCATCCCGGACGCGATCCGCGAGCAGGCCATGACGGCGAACCCGCTCGGCCGGCCGGGCACGGCCGACGAGGCCGCCGGCGGCGTCGTGCTGATGGCGTCGCCGCTGGCCGGCTACGTCACCGGCCACACGCTCGAGGTCACCGGCGGCGCCGGCATCTGA
- a CDS encoding NADPH:quinone oxidoreductase family protein → MNAVRCTTLGPPESLVVEAVPTPEPGPGEVRLKVAAAGVNFPDTLIIQGLYQERPALPFTPGGEAAGVIDAVGEGVEHVAVGDRMLAFTGRGAFAESLVAPAAVVAPVPEALPLDLAAGFLLAYGTAHHALRQRAQIRDGETLLVLGAAGGVGLAAVELGARMGARVVAAASTDEKLALCRERGAAETINYAEEDLRDGLGRVLGKDKPDVVFDPVGGALSEAAFRSLAWGGWHLVVGFAAGDIPSFPLNLPLVKGAALVGVFWGAFVQREPAVHRANMTELMGWVEAGDVRPHVSERFPLERTGEALRWMMDRKAMGKVIVEMPGE, encoded by the coding sequence ATGAACGCCGTCCGCTGCACCACTCTCGGCCCGCCCGAGTCCCTCGTCGTCGAAGCCGTCCCGACTCCGGAGCCGGGCCCCGGTGAGGTCCGTCTGAAGGTGGCCGCCGCGGGCGTCAACTTCCCCGACACGCTCATCATCCAGGGCCTCTACCAAGAGCGGCCGGCGCTCCCGTTCACGCCCGGCGGCGAGGCGGCCGGCGTGATCGACGCCGTCGGCGAGGGCGTGGAGCACGTCGCCGTGGGCGACCGCATGCTCGCGTTCACCGGGCGCGGCGCCTTCGCCGAGTCCCTGGTCGCGCCGGCCGCCGTCGTGGCGCCGGTCCCCGAGGCGCTGCCGCTCGACCTCGCCGCGGGATTCCTGCTCGCCTACGGGACGGCGCACCACGCGCTCCGGCAGCGGGCGCAGATCCGAGACGGGGAGACGCTCCTCGTGCTCGGCGCGGCCGGCGGCGTCGGGCTGGCAGCCGTGGAGCTCGGCGCGCGGATGGGCGCCCGCGTCGTCGCCGCGGCGTCGACGGATGAGAAGCTGGCGCTGTGCCGCGAGCGCGGCGCGGCGGAAACGATCAACTACGCCGAGGAGGACCTCCGCGACGGTCTCGGCCGCGTGCTCGGGAAAGACAAGCCTGACGTCGTGTTCGACCCGGTCGGCGGGGCGCTGTCGGAGGCCGCGTTCCGATCGCTGGCGTGGGGCGGGTGGCACCTCGTGGTCGGGTTCGCGGCCGGCGACATCCCGTCGTTCCCGCTCAACCTCCCGCTCGTCAAGGGTGCCGCGCTCGTCGGCGTGTTCTGGGGCGCGTTCGTCCAGCGTGAGCCCGCGGTCCACCGGGCCAACATGACCGAGCTGATGGGCTGGGTCGAGGCCGGCGACGTCCGCCCGCACGTCTCCGAGCGGTTCCCCCTGGAGCGCACGGGCGAGGCGCTCCGCTGGATGATGGACCGGAAGGCGATGGGGAAGGTGATCGTCGAGATGCCGGGCGAGTAG
- a CDS encoding alpha/beta fold hydrolase: MGLLSRLDPVARAVRKHRDELRARAGLDENRLALPDGRTIAYLDNGSDDDGRPVLLALHGIGAQKDHWPRLARRLAERVRTIAPDLPGFGDSDRDPEADYSMMAQATAVVAFADALGLDRFHLAGSSMGGRIAAEVAATHPGRLRSLWLLAPAGARGERPSEMIETLVGGGDVPLFSRTAREYADSVAFTMSQPPEIPKPALRVLAAESARAYDLNLQIFAAMAEELDARPTTEELLDGVPVPTLVTWGEEDRVLHPSGARTIADRMPDVTVRTHPEIGHIPMLEVPDAPASDFLAFLDAHGM, translated from the coding sequence ATGGGCCTCCTCTCCCGCCTCGACCCCGTCGCCCGCGCCGTCCGCAAGCACCGCGACGAGCTTCGCGCGAGAGCTGGCCTCGACGAGAACCGGCTCGCGCTCCCCGACGGCCGCACGATCGCGTACCTCGACAACGGGAGCGACGACGACGGCCGGCCGGTGTTGCTCGCGCTCCACGGCATCGGCGCGCAGAAGGACCACTGGCCGCGCCTCGCGCGCCGGTTGGCCGAGCGCGTGCGCACGATCGCCCCCGACCTCCCCGGCTTCGGCGACAGCGACCGCGACCCGGAGGCCGACTACTCGATGATGGCCCAGGCCACGGCCGTCGTCGCGTTCGCCGACGCGCTCGGGCTCGACCGCTTCCACCTCGCGGGCTCGTCGATGGGCGGGCGGATCGCGGCCGAGGTCGCGGCGACGCACCCCGGCCGGCTCCGCTCGCTGTGGCTCCTCGCCCCGGCCGGCGCGCGCGGCGAGCGGCCCAGCGAGATGATCGAGACGCTCGTCGGCGGGGGCGACGTGCCCCTCTTCTCGCGGACCGCCCGGGAATACGCCGACTCAGTCGCCTTCACCATGAGCCAGCCGCCCGAGATCCCGAAGCCCGCCCTCCGCGTGCTCGCCGCCGAGTCGGCCCGCGCGTACGACCTCAACCTCCAGATCTTCGCCGCGATGGCTGAGGAGCTCGACGCGCGGCCGACCACGGAGGAGTTGCTGGACGGCGTCCCCGTCCCGACCCTCGTCACGTGGGGCGAGGAGGACCGCGTGCTCCACCCCTCCGGCGCCCGCACGATCGCCGACCGGATGCCCGACGTGACCGTCCGCACCCATCCCGAGATCGGCCACATCCCGATGCTCGAGGTCCCCGACGCCCCCGCCAGCGACTTCCTGGCGTTCCTCGACGCACACGGGATGTAG
- a CDS encoding CehA/McbA family metallohydrolase translates to MPRLLLLAAAAVALAAPARAQWTNRYPAVPIYSHHVYLEGYELPTSAAGPTDPAPSPDGRSVAVAARGWLWLVDLDTRRARRITAGPAVDARPAWSPDGRQLAFVRDRSDETEIVVLDVEGGAERVVASAPGLELDPAFTTDGRGLLYSAAHDDGIGLRRLDLQTGAVEVVSDALGLALAARPHPDGEHVLYLAKLGADELRLRSLETGEEETLHSGRILSQTRPALAPDGQTVALPLPLDDGWELVLMDVDDPVPTIRLTSGAAPPLAPAFSADGRNVYYAQADADERFRLMRIPAEGGMPEEVAVEAWDWGIEVGTVTVRTTIDGAPAPARLALTTADGHPLFPDGQAWFDGQNGVVYTTSPGTLTVRAPAGGVRVAAVQGLATPLVTAEATVPAAGDVTVDLALEPVWDADGWLAADHHFHLNYGGPYGLDPADLGPLLAAEALDVATPLVANLHNRYIDDEVWGDDATDARPYRAFGQEVRSHFFGHVGLVGIDSLFHPWIWGPGYEVFGDDDRENATVTAWARAQGGVATYVHPVGVRDPFATGAGRSVPVELVADGALGELDALEVVCLWTDDVGTAELWYRLLNLGHAVLPMAGSDVMSNFYRTMAPGATRIYVAAGEDASYADYLDALKAGKSVVTTGPFLDVRISGAAPGGVIDGGRAEWTVELASAGPVERVEVVVNGEVVETMPGLAEPGRRSLSGEVTLPAGGWVAVRAVGDEPQGWPSMAAYPFAHTGPVWIGAVGSTDPAAERAAARDLLRVLDASEARFEAAYQGVEAPRLRDRFARARLALEAVAE, encoded by the coding sequence ATGCCCCGCCTCCTCCTGCTCGCCGCCGCGGCCGTCGCCCTCGCCGCGCCGGCCCGCGCCCAGTGGACGAACCGCTACCCGGCCGTCCCGATCTACTCGCACCACGTCTACCTCGAAGGCTACGAGCTGCCCACCTCGGCGGCCGGCCCGACCGACCCCGCCCCGTCGCCCGACGGGCGGAGCGTGGCCGTCGCCGCGCGCGGCTGGCTGTGGCTCGTCGACCTCGACACGCGGCGCGCCCGGCGGATCACGGCCGGCCCCGCCGTCGACGCGCGGCCGGCGTGGTCGCCCGACGGCCGGCAACTCGCGTTCGTCCGCGACCGGAGCGACGAGACGGAGATCGTCGTGCTCGACGTGGAGGGCGGGGCCGAGCGTGTCGTGGCCTCGGCGCCGGGGCTGGAGCTCGACCCGGCGTTCACGACGGACGGCCGCGGCCTCCTGTACTCGGCCGCGCACGACGACGGGATCGGGCTCCGGCGGCTCGACCTGCAGACGGGCGCCGTCGAGGTCGTCTCGGACGCGCTCGGGCTGGCGCTCGCGGCGCGGCCGCACCCCGACGGCGAGCACGTCCTGTACCTGGCGAAGCTCGGCGCCGACGAGCTCCGCCTCCGGAGCCTGGAGACGGGCGAGGAGGAGACGCTCCACTCGGGCCGGATCCTCTCACAGACGCGCCCGGCGCTCGCGCCCGACGGCCAGACCGTCGCCCTCCCCCTCCCGCTCGACGACGGCTGGGAGCTCGTGCTGATGGACGTCGACGACCCGGTCCCGACGATCCGCCTCACGTCTGGCGCCGCGCCCCCACTCGCGCCCGCCTTCTCCGCCGACGGCCGGAACGTCTACTACGCCCAGGCCGACGCCGACGAGCGGTTCCGCCTGATGCGGATCCCGGCGGAGGGCGGCATGCCGGAGGAGGTCGCCGTCGAGGCGTGGGACTGGGGCATCGAGGTGGGCACGGTCACCGTCCGCACCACAATCGACGGGGCGCCCGCCCCGGCCCGCCTCGCGCTCACGACGGCCGACGGGCACCCGCTCTTCCCGGACGGACAGGCGTGGTTCGACGGGCAGAACGGCGTCGTCTACACGACCTCGCCCGGCACGCTGACGGTTCGGGCGCCGGCGGGCGGCGTCCGCGTGGCGGCGGTGCAGGGGCTGGCGACGCCGCTCGTCACGGCCGAGGCGACCGTTCCCGCCGCGGGCGACGTGACGGTGGATCTCGCCCTCGAGCCCGTCTGGGACGCCGACGGCTGGCTGGCGGCCGACCACCACTTCCATCTCAACTACGGCGGCCCCTACGGCCTCGACCCCGCCGACCTCGGCCCGCTCCTCGCCGCCGAGGCCCTCGACGTGGCGACCCCGCTCGTCGCCAACCTCCACAACCGGTACATCGACGACGAGGTCTGGGGCGACGACGCGACGGACGCGCGGCCGTACCGGGCGTTCGGGCAAGAAGTCCGGTCCCACTTTTTCGGCCACGTCGGCCTCGTCGGGATCGACTCCCTCTTCCACCCGTGGATTTGGGGGCCCGGCTACGAGGTGTTCGGCGACGACGACCGCGAGAACGCGACGGTGACGGCCTGGGCGCGGGCCCAAGGCGGCGTCGCGACCTACGTCCACCCCGTCGGCGTGCGCGACCCGTTCGCGACGGGCGCCGGCCGGTCCGTGCCCGTCGAGCTCGTGGCCGACGGCGCGCTCGGCGAACTCGACGCCCTCGAGGTCGTGTGCCTGTGGACCGACGACGTCGGGACGGCCGAGCTCTGGTACCGCCTCCTCAACCTCGGCCACGCCGTCCTCCCGATGGCCGGCAGCGACGTGATGAGCAACTTCTACCGCACGATGGCCCCCGGCGCGACGCGGATCTACGTCGCCGCCGGCGAGGACGCCTCGTACGCCGACTACCTCGACGCTCTCAAGGCCGGCAAGAGCGTTGTGACCACCGGGCCCTTCCTGGACGTGCGGATTAGCGGGGCCGCGCCGGGCGGCGTGATCGACGGCGGCCGAGCCGAGTGGACGGTCGAGCTGGCGTCGGCGGGGCCGGTCGAGCGCGTCGAGGTGGTCGTCAACGGCGAGGTCGTCGAGACGATGCCCGGGCTGGCAGAGCCCGGCCGCCGGTCGCTGTCGGGCGAGGTCACCCTGCCCGCGGGCGGGTGGGTCGCCGTCCGCGCCGTCGGCGACGAGCCCCAGGGCTGGCCCTCGATGGCGGCGTACCCGTTCGCCCACACGGGGCCGGTCTGGATCGGAGCCGTCGGGAGCACCGACCCGGCGGCCGAGCGGGCCGCGGCGCGCGACCTCCTCCGCGTGCTCGACGCCTCCGAGGCCCGGTTCGAGGCCGCCTACCAGGGCGTCGAGGCCCCGCGCCTCCGCGACCGGTTCGCCCGCGCCCGGCTCGCCCTCGAGGCCGTCGCCGAGTAG
- the epsC gene encoding serine O-acetyltransferase EpsC produces the protein MTSPTPPASFDPDAFADDVAARRRAHVERAPSVDLAEAVVDGALALLFPAFAAERPGDVRVEVGRFRSLARDLLAPVAPDHAEALADCLLAALPDLRERLEEDARATAAGDPAAESVEEVVLAYPGFTATAVHRIAHALYGHGVPLVPRVLAEVAHRRTGVDIHPGAQIGRAFAVDHGTGVVIGETAVVGDRVRVFQGVTLGALFVDKGLARTKRHPTVEDDVVLYANATVLGGETVVGAGSVIGGNVWLTRSVPPGSVVTHVARLRTQDGQTQAMPEYVI, from the coding sequence ATGACGTCCCCGACGCCCCCCGCCTCGTTCGACCCTGACGCCTTCGCCGACGACGTCGCGGCCCGGCGCCGCGCCCACGTCGAGCGGGCCCCGTCCGTCGACCTCGCCGAGGCCGTCGTCGACGGCGCGCTCGCGCTCCTCTTCCCGGCCTTCGCCGCCGAGCGGCCGGGCGACGTCCGCGTCGAGGTCGGCCGGTTCCGGTCGCTCGCCCGCGACCTCCTGGCGCCCGTCGCGCCCGACCACGCCGAGGCCCTCGCCGACTGCCTGCTCGCCGCGCTCCCCGACCTCCGGGAGCGGCTCGAGGAGGACGCCCGTGCGACGGCCGCCGGCGACCCGGCCGCCGAGAGCGTCGAGGAGGTCGTCCTCGCCTACCCCGGCTTCACCGCCACGGCCGTCCACCGGATCGCGCACGCGCTCTACGGGCACGGCGTCCCGCTCGTCCCGCGCGTGCTGGCGGAGGTCGCCCACCGGCGGACGGGCGTCGACATCCACCCGGGCGCCCAGATCGGGCGGGCCTTCGCCGTCGACCACGGGACGGGCGTCGTGATCGGCGAGACGGCCGTCGTGGGCGACCGCGTGCGGGTGTTCCAGGGCGTCACGCTCGGCGCCCTCTTCGTCGACAAGGGCCTCGCGCGGACCAAGCGGCACCCGACGGTCGAGGACGACGTCGTGCTCTACGCCAACGCGACGGTCCTCGGCGGCGAGACCGTCGTCGGGGCCGGGAGCGTGATCGGCGGCAACGTGTGGCTCACGCGGTCGGTGCCGCCCGGCTCCGTCGTCACGCACGTGGCCCGGCTCCGCACGCAGGACGGCCAGACTCAGGCGATGCCGGAATACGTCATCTGA
- the cysK gene encoding cysteine synthase A produces MPLDSILAAIGGTPHVQINRLYGPDARVWMKLERQNPGGSIKDRIALAMIEAAEASGDLKPGGTIVEPTSGNTGVGLAMVGAVKGYRVILTMPESMSVERRTLMAAYGAEFVLTPATGGMKGAIEGAEKVLAETEGAWMPQQFENPANPRVHEETTAQEILDDFPDGLDAIVTGVGTGGHITGVARVLKREWPDLKVFAVEPDASPVINGGDPGPHPIQGIGAGFIPKNLDTDLLDGTIRVTGDEAKAFARRAAKEEGLLVGISSGASLAATEKALADLPDGARVLTMCYDTGERYLSVEGLFEMPEPREHPLP; encoded by the coding sequence ATGCCTCTCGACAGCATCCTCGCCGCCATCGGCGGCACGCCCCACGTCCAGATCAACCGGCTCTACGGCCCGGACGCCCGCGTCTGGATGAAGCTGGAGCGCCAGAACCCCGGCGGCTCCATCAAGGACCGGATCGCGCTCGCCATGATCGAGGCCGCCGAGGCGAGCGGCGACCTGAAGCCCGGCGGGACGATCGTCGAGCCGACGAGCGGCAACACGGGCGTCGGCCTCGCGATGGTCGGCGCCGTCAAGGGCTACCGCGTGATCCTGACGATGCCCGAGTCGATGTCGGTCGAGCGGCGGACGCTCATGGCGGCCTACGGCGCCGAGTTCGTCCTGACGCCCGCGACGGGCGGGATGAAGGGCGCCATCGAGGGCGCTGAAAAGGTGCTCGCCGAGACCGAGGGCGCCTGGATGCCGCAGCAGTTCGAGAACCCGGCCAACCCGCGCGTGCACGAGGAGACGACCGCCCAGGAGATCCTCGACGACTTCCCCGACGGCCTCGACGCGATCGTGACGGGCGTCGGCACGGGCGGCCACATCACGGGCGTCGCCCGCGTGCTCAAGCGCGAGTGGCCGGACCTGAAGGTGTTCGCCGTCGAGCCCGACGCCTCGCCGGTCATCAACGGCGGCGACCCCGGCCCGCACCCGATCCAGGGCATCGGCGCCGGCTTCATCCCGAAGAACCTCGACACGGACCTGCTCGACGGCACGATCCGCGTGACGGGCGACGAAGCGAAGGCCTTCGCCCGGCGCGCGGCGAAGGAAGAAGGCCTGCTCGTCGGCATCTCATCAGGCGCCTCGCTGGCCGCGACAGAGAAGGCCCTGGCCGACCTCCCCGACGGCGCGCGCGTCCTGACGATGTGCTACGACACTGGCGAGCGGTACCTCTCGGTCGAGGGCCTCTTCGAGATGCCCGAGCCCCGCGAGCACCCGCTCCCGTAG
- a CDS encoding SDR family NAD(P)-dependent oxidoreductase — translation MTRLGLASGVAVVTGAASGIGRATALALARRGCALALVDRDADGLRATADTARDLGVAVSEHVLDVAEAGAVAALPDSVMAEHGRVSVLVNAAGVALAGRVEEVSMDEVRWLMEINFFGLVGLTKAFLPHLRAAGEAQIANLSSLFGIIAPAEQAAYAASKFAVRGFSEALRHELEGTGVGVTVVHPGGVATAISTSARVAAGADADEVARKQAAFERQFLRTPPEAVGEAIADAIEKRSPRLLVASGARSGALLQRLMPVRYWRVLRKGADRLGRG, via the coding sequence ATGACGCGCCTCGGCCTCGCCTCCGGCGTCGCCGTCGTGACCGGGGCCGCCTCGGGCATCGGACGGGCGACGGCACTCGCGCTCGCCCGCCGCGGCTGCGCGCTCGCCCTCGTCGACCGCGACGCCGACGGGCTCCGCGCCACCGCCGACACCGCTCGGGACCTGGGCGTCGCCGTGAGCGAGCACGTCCTCGACGTCGCCGAGGCGGGCGCGGTCGCGGCGCTGCCGGACTCGGTGATGGCGGAGCACGGCCGCGTATCGGTCCTCGTGAACGCGGCCGGGGTGGCGCTCGCGGGCCGGGTCGAGGAGGTCTCGATGGACGAGGTCCGCTGGCTGATGGAGATCAACTTTTTCGGCCTCGTCGGCCTCACGAAAGCGTTCCTGCCGCACCTCCGGGCGGCGGGCGAGGCGCAGATCGCGAACCTGTCGAGCCTGTTCGGGATCATCGCGCCGGCCGAGCAGGCGGCCTACGCGGCGTCGAAGTTCGCCGTCCGCGGGTTCAGCGAGGCGCTCCGGCACGAGCTGGAGGGGACGGGCGTCGGCGTGACGGTCGTCCACCCCGGCGGCGTGGCGACGGCCATCTCGACGAGCGCCCGCGTCGCGGCCGGCGCCGACGCCGACGAGGTCGCGCGGAAGCAGGCCGCCTTCGAGCGCCAGTTCCTCCGGACGCCGCCCGAGGCGGTCGGCGAGGCCATCGCGGACGCCATCGAGAAGCGCTCGCCACGGCTGCTCGTCGCGAGCGGCGCGCGGTCCGGCGCGCTCCTGCAGCGGCTGATGCCGGTCCGCTACTGGCGGGTCCTGAGAAAGGGCGCCGACCGGCTCGGGCGCGGCTGA
- a CDS encoding flavin-containing monooxygenase encodes MSVPHHRVAVIGTGFAGIGAAVRLLREGVDDLVVLERADTVGGVWRDNTYPGAACDVQSHLYAFSFAPNPDWSRRYSRQPEIRAYLEDVAERFGVMPRVRFGHAVTEAAWDDAAARWRIETSGGDVTADVLVAAPGALAEPKLPDIPGLGGFAGEVMHTARWDESVALDGKRVAVVGTGASAIQVIPAIQPRVGEMIVYQRTPAWVIPRRDAPFGDATRRRFRERPGLQGLLRRTLFGYHEANGLPFRHPRLARQVERVMLRRLRQQVRDPELRRVLTPDYRLGCKRILLSDDYYPALTQPDVTVVDGALQTILPHATVGADGVERPTDVIVLATGFYVTDLPFARYVAGRDGRRLADVWGASPTAHLGTTVAGFPNFFLLQGPNTGLGHSSVVLMAEAQIEHVVGALRAMDARDLAAVEPKAEAQAAWVAEVDRMAEDTVWTAGGCASWYLDETGRNAALWPGSVPAFRRRVEPFDPDEYRLRPRWATSGDGQAGPPPSLREAPQTEPALGDRALGAAARAAARLPEAAQVALAGGPPPEVDGQRLDPAVHLALALHPRPNTVPLVRHDPATARAGYRRDVLGITGTPTRVGGVRDLWVEGDAGPLDARLYTPEHADGPPPLVVYLHGGGFVEGDLDTHDEPCRLLCRQAGHAVLSVAYRLAPEHPFPAAFDDAVGVFRWAQREAARLGANPDRVAVGGDSAGGTLAAGVAQATRADAPPVAQLLIYPATDHPTDRPSRRRFDGYLLPDGLRRAFFDVYTQGAVPEDDPRVSPLYGRLDGLAPAFVVTAGFDVLRDEGEAYARALKAAGTPTALYRQASLPHGFLHLAPISRGARRATVAAFRRWRWFVAEHAVAVPA; translated from the coding sequence ATGTCTGTTCCTCATCACCGCGTCGCCGTCATCGGCACCGGGTTCGCCGGCATCGGCGCGGCCGTCCGCCTCCTCCGAGAGGGCGTCGACGATCTCGTCGTGCTCGAACGGGCCGACACCGTCGGCGGCGTCTGGCGCGACAACACGTACCCCGGCGCGGCGTGCGACGTGCAGAGCCACCTCTACGCGTTCTCGTTCGCCCCGAACCCCGACTGGAGCCGCCGCTACTCGCGTCAGCCCGAGATCCGGGCCTACCTCGAGGACGTCGCCGAGCGGTTCGGCGTGATGCCGCGCGTCCGGTTCGGCCACGCCGTGACCGAGGCGGCCTGGGACGACGCGGCGGCCCGCTGGCGCATCGAGACGAGCGGGGGCGACGTCACCGCCGACGTTCTCGTCGCCGCGCCGGGCGCGCTCGCCGAGCCGAAGCTCCCCGACATTCCCGGCCTCGGCGGCTTCGCGGGGGAGGTCATGCACACGGCGCGCTGGGACGAGTCGGTCGCCCTCGACGGGAAGCGGGTGGCGGTCGTGGGGACGGGCGCCTCGGCGATCCAGGTGATCCCCGCGATCCAGCCGCGCGTGGGCGAGATGATCGTGTACCAGCGGACGCCGGCGTGGGTCATCCCGCGACGCGACGCGCCGTTCGGCGACGCCACGCGGCGGCGGTTCCGCGAGCGGCCAGGCCTCCAGGGCCTCCTCCGGCGCACGCTCTTTGGCTACCACGAGGCCAACGGGCTGCCCTTCCGCCACCCCCGCCTCGCGCGGCAGGTCGAGCGCGTCATGCTCCGGCGCCTCCGCCAGCAGGTCCGCGACCCCGAGCTCCGGCGCGTCCTCACACCCGACTACCGGCTCGGCTGCAAGCGGATCCTCCTGTCCGACGACTACTACCCGGCCCTCACGCAGCCCGACGTGACCGTCGTCGACGGCGCGCTCCAGACCATCCTCCCGCACGCGACGGTCGGCGCCGACGGCGTCGAGCGGCCGACCGACGTGATCGTGCTCGCGACGGGCTTTTACGTGACCGACCTCCCGTTCGCCCGGTACGTCGCCGGGCGCGACGGCCGCCGGCTGGCCGACGTTTGGGGCGCGAGCCCGACGGCGCACCTCGGCACGACGGTCGCCGGCTTCCCGAACTTCTTCCTGCTCCAGGGGCCGAACACCGGCCTCGGACACTCGTCGGTGGTGCTGATGGCGGAGGCCCAGATCGAGCACGTCGTGGGCGCATTGAGGGCGATGGACGCGCGCGACCTCGCGGCGGTCGAGCCGAAGGCGGAGGCGCAGGCGGCGTGGGTCGCCGAGGTCGACCGGATGGCGGAGGACACCGTTTGGACGGCCGGCGGCTGCGCGTCGTGGTACCTCGACGAGACGGGGCGGAACGCGGCGCTGTGGCCGGGCTCCGTCCCGGCGTTCCGCCGCCGCGTCGAGCCGTTCGACCCCGACGAGTACCGCCTCCGCCCGCGCTGGGCGACGTCGGGCGATGGCCAGGCCGGCCCGCCGCCGTCTCTCCGCGAGGCGCCCCAGACCGAGCCGGCACTCGGAGACCGCGCGCTCGGGGCCGCCGCCCGGGCCGCCGCCCGGCTCCCCGAGGCGGCCCAGGTCGCGCTCGCCGGCGGCCCTCCGCCCGAGGTCGACGGCCAGCGGCTCGACCCGGCGGTCCACCTCGCGCTCGCACTCCACCCGCGCCCGAACACCGTCCCGCTCGTCCGCCACGATCCCGCCACGGCGCGCGCCGGGTACCGCCGCGACGTCCTGGGCATCACCGGCACGCCGACGCGTGTCGGGGGCGTCCGCGACCTCTGGGTGGAGGGCGACGCCGGCCCGCTCGACGCCCGGCTCTACACGCCCGAGCACGCCGACGGGCCGCCGCCGCTCGTGGTCTACCTCCACGGCGGCGGGTTCGTCGAGGGCGACCTCGACACGCACGACGAGCCGTGCCGGCTGCTGTGCCGGCAGGCCGGGCACGCCGTCCTGAGCGTGGCCTACCGGCTCGCGCCCGAGCACCCATTCCCCGCCGCCTTCGACGACGCCGTCGGCGTTTTTCGGTGGGCGCAGCGCGAGGCCGCTCGCCTCGGCGCCAACCCGGACCGGGTCGCCGTCGGTGGCGACAGCGCGGGCGGGACCCTCGCGGCCGGCGTCGCCCAGGCCACGCGCGCCGACGCGCCGCCCGTCGCCCAGCTCCTGATCTACCCGGCCACCGACCACCCGACCGACCGGCCGTCGCGGCGCCGGTTCGACGGCTACCTCCTCCCGGACGGGCTCCGCCGGGCGTTCTTCGACGTCTACACGCAGGGCGCCGTGCCAGAGGACGATCCTCGTGTCTCGCCTCTCTACGGCCGGCTCGACGGTCTGGCGCCCGCGTTTGTCGTGACGGCCGGGTTCGACGTGCTCCGGGATGAGGGGGAGGCGTATGCCCGCGCCCTCAAGGCCGCCGGCACGCCGACGGCGCTCTACCGCCAGGCGAGCCTGCCGCACGGGTTTCTCCACCTCGCGCCCATCAGCCGCGGCGCCAGGCGGGCGACGGTCGCCGCCTTCCGCCGCTGGCGCTGGTTCGTGGCGGAGCACGCCGTCGCCGTCCCGGCATGA